The proteins below are encoded in one region of Halorhodospira halochloris:
- a CDS encoding sigma 54-interacting transcriptional regulator, giving the protein MGAPILAPVAASSRCAFHASPGMKIRPPQIPLVPGWHLELIHCLDDINYRPPKEIPSVGLMQVNPINFDACHELLTATEQIEWIALVDSNSKAHTPIMAEMLSSCFFDFHTIPADPQLLALTLGHAAGMANLRRQARSYVDGSLDKGQLGIFGDSPIIKELRNSLAKVARNSATVLIHGESGSGKELAAQAIHDSSQRYHAPFVTVNCGAIPTELVQSELFGHERGAFTGAHQRRTGHLERANGGTILLDEIGELSLEHQVSLLRVLEERAVTRVGGSESIALDVRVIAATHVDLAAAVEAKSFREDLYYRLNVLRLDIPPLRERGDDIIELANLFLERFQRLHKTPPRAFSPQSLGAMRRHQWPGNVRELRNRIERAVVMNNRIIITPEDLGLEIRNPLWRNVETLKEARAQGERAVILRTLANCSHNISAASRQLGISRVTLYRTMRRLGVRS; this is encoded by the coding sequence ATGGGAGCGCCAATTTTAGCCCCAGTCGCTGCATCCTCACGATGCGCCTTTCACGCCAGCCCCGGCATGAAGATCCGCCCGCCACAAATACCTTTAGTCCCCGGGTGGCATCTAGAGTTAATTCACTGCCTAGATGACATCAATTACAGACCTCCTAAGGAGATCCCCTCAGTTGGGCTAATGCAGGTTAACCCAATAAATTTCGACGCTTGTCATGAACTTTTAACAGCTACTGAGCAGATTGAATGGATCGCCTTGGTAGATTCAAACTCAAAAGCACACACGCCCATCATGGCTGAAATGCTCTCCAGCTGTTTTTTTGATTTTCATACCATACCTGCAGATCCACAGCTACTTGCTCTAACACTAGGGCATGCTGCTGGCATGGCAAACTTGCGGCGCCAAGCGCGAAGTTATGTTGACGGTTCTCTGGACAAAGGCCAATTGGGCATCTTCGGTGATAGCCCAATCATCAAAGAACTGCGCAACAGCTTAGCAAAAGTTGCGCGCAACTCGGCAACTGTGCTCATTCATGGCGAGAGCGGCTCAGGCAAGGAACTTGCAGCTCAGGCCATACATGATTCATCACAACGCTACCATGCTCCGTTTGTTACCGTTAATTGCGGAGCCATACCCACTGAGCTTGTTCAATCCGAGCTTTTTGGCCATGAGCGGGGTGCTTTTACCGGTGCCCACCAACGCCGCACCGGACACTTAGAGCGTGCTAACGGAGGCACAATACTGCTTGATGAGATCGGTGAACTCAGCCTAGAGCACCAAGTGTCTCTTCTCCGTGTTCTGGAAGAAAGGGCCGTAACCCGTGTCGGTGGCAGTGAGTCCATCGCCTTGGATGTGCGAGTCATTGCGGCAACCCACGTTGACTTAGCTGCAGCAGTCGAAGCAAAAAGCTTCCGGGAAGACCTGTATTATCGCCTTAATGTCCTTCGCCTGGACATACCCCCCTTACGCGAGCGCGGGGACGACATAATTGAGCTCGCCAATTTATTTCTAGAACGCTTCCAACGCCTCCACAAAACTCCTCCACGAGCATTTAGCCCGCAATCTCTTGGGGCAATGCGCCGCCACCAATGGCCCGGCAACGTCCGCGAATTGCGCAACCGAATCGAGCGTGCGGTAGTAATGAACAATAGAATCATAATTACTCCGGAGGATCTGGGCCTCGAGATTCGTAATCCCTTATGGCGAAATGTTGAAACTCTCAAAGAGGCGCGCGCTCAGGGGGAAAGAGCTGTCATTCTGCGAACACTTGC
- a CDS encoding DUF2905 domain-containing protein, whose protein sequence is MGDIPRLLIIAGLILVVIGLAWPLIGKLGLGRLPGDIAIEREGFSFYFPITTMLLLSGVLTLLFWIFRK, encoded by the coding sequence ATGGGAGATATACCAAGACTACTGATCATTGCTGGACTTATCCTGGTAGTGATCGGCTTGGCCTGGCCACTGATCGGAAAATTAGGTCTTGGCAGACTACCCGGTGACATAGCAATAGAGCGGGAGGGGTTTAGCTTCTACTTTCCGATCACTACTATGCTGCTGCTCAGTGGGGTGCTGACTCTGCTGTTCTGGATCTTCCGCAAGTAG
- the rpiA gene encoding ribose-5-phosphate isomerase RpiA, whose translation MNQTDGKRLAAEAALKYVEEDTIIGVGTGSTVDKFIDALAEMRMKLRGAVSSSEASTQRLRKHGIDVVDLNSAGRLDLYVDGADESNRFLQLIKGGGGALTREKIVASASERFICIADESKLVDVLGEFPLPIEVIPMARSTVARELVRIGGRPELRQNFTTDNGNIILDVHGLSITEPLKLEQEINNIPGVVTNGIFALRPADLLLLGSSSGVRKVETE comes from the coding sequence ATGAATCAAACCGATGGCAAACGCCTAGCGGCTGAAGCAGCTCTGAAGTACGTCGAGGAAGACACCATTATTGGCGTTGGCACTGGCTCGACTGTGGATAAGTTTATAGATGCTCTCGCCGAGATGCGCATGAAACTCCGCGGCGCCGTTTCCAGTTCTGAGGCTAGCACCCAGCGCTTGCGTAAGCATGGCATAGATGTTGTTGACCTTAATAGCGCCGGCCGCCTAGACCTGTACGTTGATGGTGCCGATGAATCCAACCGCTTTCTACAGTTAATAAAAGGCGGTGGTGGTGCCTTAACGCGGGAGAAGATTGTAGCCTCGGCCTCAGAGCGATTCATTTGCATAGCTGATGAGAGCAAGCTTGTTGACGTGTTGGGCGAATTCCCACTCCCCATTGAAGTCATACCCATGGCGCGGAGTACAGTGGCTAGGGAACTCGTACGCATAGGCGGCCGCCCTGAACTGCGGCAAAATTTCACCACCGATAATGGCAACATCATTCTCGATGTGCATGGACTATCGATCACTGAACCGTTGAAGTTAGAACAAGAGATCAATAACATCCCGGGAGTTGTAACCAACGGAATTTTCGCTCTGCGCCCGGCCGACCTGCTTCTACTGGGCAGCAGTTCCGGAGTACGCAAGGTGGAAACTGAATAG
- the ilvA gene encoding threonine ammonia-lyase, biosynthetic codes for MQCQHNDPQPAFNNGVGTESQRSYLERILTACVYDVAIQSPLEQAPILSARLNNQLLLKREDLQPVFSFKLRGAYNRIIRLSAEARQRGVICASAGNHAQGVALSAQRLGIEATIVMPRTTPQIKVDAVRRFGGQVVLHGDGYDAASAKAQELIEEYGLTYIPPYDHPDVIAGQGTVGMEILHQHPRDIHAIFVPVGGGGLAAGIAVYISQLRPDIRLIAVEPEDAPTLASSLEADERVTLDKVGLFADGVAVRQIGEYTFPILRRFIDDVVLVSTDEICAAIKDTFEETRSILEPAGALGVAGAKKYVENTRIRGETLVVINSGANMNFSRLSHVAERAELGEQREAVLAVTIPERPGAFRRFCETIGERSITEFNYRMADPDVAHVYAGIALSRGDEERRELIHKLEADGYSVLDLTRDEMAKVHVRHMVGGRGHGVANEIIYRFEFPERPGALMQFLANVGGRWNISLFHYRNNGAAYGRVLCGIQVPEQERELFQEFIGGLDYNFAEETENPAYKLFLS; via the coding sequence ATGCAATGCCAACACAACGACCCGCAACCAGCATTCAACAACGGCGTAGGAACAGAGTCGCAGCGCAGCTATCTTGAGCGTATTCTCACTGCTTGTGTTTACGATGTTGCTATCCAGAGCCCACTCGAGCAAGCGCCGATACTCTCTGCGCGTCTTAACAATCAGTTACTGCTCAAACGCGAAGATCTTCAGCCAGTCTTTTCATTCAAGCTGCGCGGAGCTTATAACCGCATAATCAGATTATCCGCTGAGGCCCGCCAGCGCGGCGTAATCTGTGCTTCTGCGGGAAACCATGCTCAAGGTGTAGCACTCTCGGCCCAGCGCCTTGGGATTGAGGCGACGATTGTCATGCCGCGCACCACGCCGCAGATAAAGGTAGACGCAGTGCGGCGTTTTGGCGGCCAGGTAGTACTCCACGGCGATGGTTACGATGCTGCCTCGGCTAAGGCTCAGGAGCTAATCGAGGAATACGGTCTAACCTATATTCCACCCTATGACCATCCCGACGTAATCGCCGGTCAGGGGACTGTCGGTATGGAGATCCTTCATCAGCACCCGCGCGATATCCACGCCATCTTCGTGCCAGTAGGTGGTGGCGGGCTAGCGGCCGGTATTGCGGTCTATATTAGTCAACTGCGCCCGGATATTCGCCTGATCGCGGTTGAGCCTGAGGATGCGCCGACACTGGCTAGCAGCCTCGAAGCAGATGAGCGGGTAACCCTAGATAAAGTAGGCTTATTTGCTGACGGGGTTGCGGTTCGCCAGATTGGCGAATATACCTTCCCCATACTCCGCCGCTTTATTGACGATGTGGTGCTGGTCAGCACTGATGAGATTTGTGCAGCTATCAAGGATACCTTCGAAGAGACCCGCTCAATCCTCGAGCCAGCTGGTGCTCTTGGTGTAGCTGGTGCGAAAAAGTACGTTGAAAATACACGGATTCGCGGTGAGACCCTGGTAGTAATAAACAGTGGCGCTAACATGAACTTTTCGCGCCTATCTCATGTTGCAGAGCGTGCCGAACTCGGTGAGCAGCGCGAAGCGGTATTAGCGGTAACGATTCCCGAGCGCCCCGGGGCATTCCGACGCTTTTGTGAGACCATCGGCGAGCGCTCAATTACAGAGTTCAACTACCGTATGGCCGACCCCGATGTGGCTCATGTTTATGCTGGTATAGCTCTCAGCCGCGGCGATGAAGAGCGGCGCGAGCTGATCCATAAGCTTGAGGCAGATGGTTACTCAGTGCTTGATCTAACTCGTGATGAGATGGCTAAGGTGCATGTCCGGCATATGGTCGGAGGGCGTGGTCACGGGGTAGCCAACGAAATAATCTACCGTTTCGAGTTCCCTGAGCGCCCAGGGGCACTGATGCAATTCCTGGCCAACGTTGGTGGGCGATGGAACATTAGCCTGTTTCACTATCGTAACAATGGAGCAGCTTACGGGCGCGTGCTGTGCGGTATTCAGGTACCAGAGCAAGAGCGTGAGTTGTTTCAAGAATTCATCGGCGGGCTCGACTACAATTTCGCTGAAGAGACAGAAAACCCGGCCTATAAGCTATTCCTAAGCTAA
- a CDS encoding polysaccharide deacetylase family protein encodes MIKDMSSHTVLRTTLFSSALVAAVVISFLPKVAEAGSQEEKEHRDSAVVFMYHRFGEDRYPSTSVRLDQFDDQLEFLEENDFNVWSIERIVKAMQDGEPIPDKTVAITVDDAYASVYEEAYPRMKERDWPMTLFVATDDVDSGRQAYMDWDQMREMQDSGLVTFANHSATHDYLVRRDPEQESKEEWEKRMREDINKAQQRLQEELGEDVNEDPRLYAYPFGEYNERLAEIITDKGYIAFGQHSGAMGSVEDPRALPRFPVNEQFGGMDDFSQRARSLPLPVKEMEPFEPVLEDNNPPRMKITLKDDNDVATGRLNCFASRQGLMELEWLDEQRNTFAVQAEEEFGRGRARYNCTAPHRDGSGRFFWFSKQWLNY; translated from the coding sequence ATGATCAAAGATATGTCATCACATACAGTATTGCGCACAACTCTTTTCTCTAGCGCGCTGGTAGCCGCTGTTGTTATCAGCTTTTTACCCAAGGTAGCTGAGGCAGGCTCGCAAGAGGAAAAGGAGCATCGTGATAGTGCGGTAGTCTTCATGTACCACCGCTTTGGCGAGGATCGTTATCCTTCAACCAGTGTCCGTCTGGACCAGTTTGATGATCAGCTCGAGTTTCTAGAAGAAAACGATTTCAATGTCTGGTCCATAGAGCGCATTGTCAAGGCCATGCAAGATGGTGAGCCAATCCCTGACAAGACCGTTGCTATTACTGTGGATGATGCTTACGCGTCAGTCTATGAAGAGGCCTACCCGCGTATGAAGGAGCGGGACTGGCCGATGACCTTGTTTGTGGCCACCGATGATGTTGATTCAGGACGCCAGGCCTACATGGATTGGGATCAGATGAGAGAGATGCAGGATAGCGGCCTGGTGACATTTGCCAATCACTCTGCTACTCACGACTATCTAGTACGCCGGGATCCAGAGCAAGAGAGTAAGGAGGAGTGGGAAAAGCGCATGCGCGAAGATATCAATAAGGCGCAGCAGCGGTTGCAGGAAGAGCTAGGTGAGGATGTAAATGAAGACCCGCGTCTGTATGCCTATCCGTTTGGAGAATACAATGAGCGTCTTGCCGAGATTATAACTGACAAGGGCTACATAGCTTTCGGTCAGCATTCCGGTGCCATGGGCAGTGTCGAGGACCCGCGTGCGCTGCCGCGTTTCCCGGTAAATGAGCAGTTTGGTGGCATGGACGATTTTAGTCAGCGTGCCCGCAGCTTGCCCTTGCCGGTTAAGGAGATGGAACCGTTCGAACCGGTCCTTGAGGATAATAACCCACCCAGGATGAAGATCACCCTGAAAGATGATAACGATGTAGCTACTGGTAGGTTGAACTGCTTTGCAAGTCGACAGGGGCTGATGGAGCTGGAATGGCTTGATGAGCAGCGTAATACCTTCGCTGTGCAGGCTGAAGAAGAGTTTGGCCGGGGCCGCGCCAGATATAACTGCACCGCTCCACATCGCGACGGCAGCGGCAGATTCTTCTGGTTCAGTAAACAGTGGCTGAATTACTGA
- a CDS encoding ATP-binding SpoIIE family protein phosphatase: MRLLKLRTFIMATVVAVAVAVFGISTFFSSLIYENILTRQAEQGSESIARQTFESMFQVMRLGWSREELESFINVLEDSYQDSPIRVTIYRGELVDSLYGSIEGEPEKDDAVYKAIDEREVRKTEKGDLLRHIMPVQTRDECQDCHTNADVGDVLGVVEVSQDISTVKAEASAGHYWLMAGIAPLALLLAATVGYLVNRRIKYSVEAFGNQVEQVNAVKDIHLIEPRTIDLGFADLNRVMESVDDLVRRLKAIAVDKDILKTHQDRLEQEQEKAEQIVAKALDSAALQTPGLRYFYRPAAILSGDLILAEYRANGNLLVLIGDFTGHGIGAAVGVPGVAEIFYERVRRGAHPAEVLDLINDRLYRTLPPDMFMGAALVEVDYANNRLGVWNGGMPPLWLLQGSRVVATFQSSELPLGIVSDQRGGRRRISYHDLPAGGYLYACSDGVVEAALEGGWMYGAEGVEKALTSVPPGQGFDKILEQLEIYWDSTESDDDTTLLELDLDQLLARGPKRGVGTNPAAPWQAELVLDAGTLGRLNPVPSIMDLLSDLGALEEHQQSLYFIIAELYNNALEHGLLGLDSSLKRTPEGFEEYYRQRSKALNELNEGEIRIRISSHSDQDASDGKKPCAITIDIVDSGPGFDYQEWMAVARAGNRDGQSCGDSSTDAAMAYELNKPAGRGISMVRELADSLEYWPPGNRVVVSFSGVSKGDDSEE; this comes from the coding sequence ATGCGCCTGCTCAAGCTCCGTACCTTTATTATGGCTACTGTTGTTGCAGTAGCCGTTGCTGTTTTCGGCATAAGCACCTTCTTCTCCTCACTAATCTACGAGAACATCCTAACCCGGCAAGCTGAGCAGGGTTCAGAGTCGATCGCCCGGCAAACCTTTGAATCGATGTTTCAGGTAATGCGCCTGGGCTGGAGTCGCGAAGAACTAGAATCGTTCATAAATGTTCTTGAGGACTCTTATCAGGATAGCCCTATCCGCGTCACGATCTATCGCGGTGAGCTAGTAGATTCGCTTTATGGGAGCATTGAGGGGGAGCCGGAAAAGGATGATGCCGTTTATAAGGCCATAGACGAGCGCGAGGTACGCAAGACCGAGAAGGGTGATCTGCTGCGCCATATAATGCCGGTACAGACTCGGGATGAGTGTCAGGATTGTCATACTAATGCCGATGTCGGCGACGTCCTGGGCGTGGTTGAAGTAAGTCAGGATATAAGTACCGTCAAGGCAGAGGCGAGCGCCGGCCATTACTGGCTGATGGCAGGTATTGCGCCACTTGCTTTATTACTCGCAGCAACGGTTGGTTACTTGGTTAACCGGCGCATAAAGTATTCGGTTGAGGCGTTTGGTAACCAAGTCGAGCAGGTAAACGCGGTTAAAGATATTCATCTTATTGAGCCGCGCACTATCGACTTGGGATTTGCGGACCTGAACAGGGTCATGGAGAGCGTAGATGATCTGGTGCGTAGGCTTAAAGCGATAGCAGTCGACAAAGACATTCTTAAGACCCACCAGGACCGCCTAGAGCAGGAACAGGAAAAGGCCGAACAGATTGTAGCCAAGGCCCTGGATTCGGCGGCATTGCAGACTCCGGGATTGCGCTATTTCTATCGTCCTGCAGCGATACTCAGTGGCGATTTGATCCTGGCTGAGTATCGGGCGAACGGCAATCTTCTGGTTCTGATCGGTGATTTTACCGGCCATGGTATTGGTGCGGCTGTAGGGGTACCGGGTGTAGCTGAGATCTTTTATGAGAGGGTTAGGCGGGGAGCCCACCCAGCTGAGGTGCTGGATCTGATCAATGACCGGCTCTATCGCACGCTGCCGCCGGATATGTTTATGGGTGCAGCACTAGTGGAGGTAGACTACGCCAATAACCGTTTAGGTGTGTGGAATGGCGGTATGCCACCTTTATGGTTGCTGCAGGGTAGCCGTGTAGTAGCAACCTTCCAGTCCAGTGAATTGCCGCTGGGTATAGTTAGCGACCAGCGTGGTGGAAGACGCCGGATCTCATATCACGACCTGCCCGCTGGCGGTTACCTCTATGCTTGCTCTGACGGCGTCGTCGAGGCTGCTTTGGAAGGCGGATGGATGTACGGTGCTGAGGGTGTAGAAAAGGCCCTTACATCGGTCCCTCCGGGGCAGGGCTTCGACAAAATTCTTGAGCAGCTGGAGATTTATTGGGATTCTACCGAATCCGATGATGATACAACCCTGCTTGAACTAGATCTGGATCAATTGCTTGCCCGCGGCCCGAAAAGAGGTGTCGGGACGAATCCGGCAGCACCGTGGCAGGCGGAGTTAGTGCTTGATGCGGGAACTCTTGGGCGACTCAATCCGGTACCCTCGATAATGGATCTGCTCAGCGATCTAGGGGCACTGGAAGAGCACCAACAGAGCCTCTACTTCATCATTGCTGAGCTCTATAACAATGCCTTGGAGCATGGCTTGCTGGGTTTGGATTCATCACTAAAAAGAACGCCTGAGGGATTTGAGGAGTACTATCGCCAGCGCAGCAAGGCCTTAAACGAGTTAAATGAAGGGGAGATTCGCATTCGTATCTCATCGCACTCCGACCAAGATGCCTCGGATGGTAAAAAACCTTGCGCTATAACAATCGATATAGTTGATAGCGGCCCGGGATTCGACTATCAGGAATGGATGGCGGTTGCTCGAGCTGGTAATAGAGATGGGCAAAGCTGCGGCGATAGCTCAACCGATGCAGCTATGGCCTACGAGCTGAACAAGCCTGCCGGCCGAGGCATCAGCATGGTCCGTGAGCTGGCCGATTCGCTGGAGTATTGGCCACCCGGTAATCGCGTGGTGGTGAGCTTTAGTGGGGTGAGTAAAGGCGATGATAGCGAAGAGTAG
- a CDS encoding PH domain-containing protein, producing the protein MNESSDIEGRAKKGKLGRWVIIFLAVATISSLLGSFPFWGEHSFIFLLLFVVLFPTTVVASLMRWWPMRQAQGVRDGVNWRRKLNLSAVGIALSSLICLLLGIAWFGTAPGTMLMVAGTLLLPPLVILLLLTYSMRDRERLAETMLEEDEEVLYQAEVHWGVFIPTIVVATLILIFTLAPLGTIGYGIATILYLIVLPGTAAHSLSVFFNTELEVTQYSLIAATGLIVRTTRLFARDDLQAVGVQQGLLGKILGFGKISFICKDGYSFKVPGIVDPEGLRQIIMRR; encoded by the coding sequence GTGAACGAGTCATCAGATATAGAGGGTAGGGCCAAAAAAGGGAAGCTTGGCCGCTGGGTGATAATCTTCCTGGCAGTGGCTACTATAAGCTCCCTATTAGGATCGTTCCCATTCTGGGGCGAACACTCTTTTATCTTCCTGCTGCTCTTTGTGGTCCTCTTCCCGACCACAGTAGTAGCCTCTCTGATGCGCTGGTGGCCTATGCGTCAGGCACAGGGAGTGCGTGACGGGGTCAATTGGCGGCGCAAGCTTAACCTCAGCGCAGTTGGCATAGCTCTATCATCGCTTATCTGCTTGCTACTCGGTATTGCGTGGTTCGGCACCGCTCCGGGTACCATGCTGATGGTAGCTGGGACCCTTCTTCTGCCCCCGCTGGTGATCCTATTGCTGCTCACCTATTCAATGCGTGATCGTGAGCGTCTAGCCGAGACCATGCTTGAGGAAGATGAGGAGGTCCTTTATCAGGCTGAGGTTCACTGGGGAGTCTTCATTCCTACCATAGTAGTGGCCACGCTGATTCTAATTTTCACCTTAGCCCCTCTCGGCACAATAGGTTACGGCATAGCGACCATACTCTACCTTATAGTTCTGCCGGGGACGGCCGCACACTCTCTGAGTGTCTTTTTCAACACGGAACTGGAGGTCACCCAGTATAGCTTGATCGCAGCCACCGGACTGATAGTTAGAACTACTAGGCTCTTTGCTCGTGATGACTTACAGGCGGTAGGCGTTCAGCAGGGATTGCTTGGGAAGATACTAGGATTCGGTAAGATAAGCTTCATCTGTAAGGATGGATATAGCTTTAAGGTTCCGGGAATTGTCGATCCGGAGGGGCTGCGGCAGATAATAATGCGCCGATGA
- the menA gene encoding 1,4-dihydroxy-2-naphthoate octaprenyltransferase — protein sequence METSTTSKSRYEKHDRPSWPFVVWHAIRPRTLPLSFSPVLAGSAVGWVETGVLRLDITIVAVLVIAIIQIGTNLQNDAIDTLNETDQPDRAGPVRVTERGWLTPGQVIRAAYFAYAVGLFLGAYLVYQGGLPILILGMLSVAAAYAYSGGPWPVSRGPLGEVFVIAFFGLVAVGGVAYLYGAPFDLKTILMGLAIGVPAAAVLLVNNLRDLESDKRAGRLTLAILLGREGAIWLYGAFLFLVTAGLIAIATSGGPWVGAMLGLSGIPLGVRIWRTLSSAEDAQTFNTCLSRTAIFQLLVTITMCLGLGLAVMVGG from the coding sequence ATGGAAACATCAACTACCAGCAAATCCCGCTATGAAAAGCATGACCGTCCGAGTTGGCCATTCGTAGTATGGCATGCTATCCGGCCCCGCACCTTACCTCTATCATTTTCTCCAGTGCTCGCCGGATCGGCCGTAGGTTGGGTAGAGACCGGCGTATTGCGCCTTGATATAACCATAGTCGCAGTCCTGGTTATCGCCATCATTCAAATCGGCACCAACTTACAAAATGATGCTATTGACACCCTGAACGAGACCGATCAACCCGATCGAGCCGGACCAGTGCGGGTGACCGAGCGCGGCTGGCTAACCCCTGGACAGGTCATCCGGGCAGCCTACTTTGCCTATGCTGTGGGCTTGTTCCTAGGCGCCTATTTGGTTTACCAGGGTGGTTTACCCATCCTCATTCTTGGCATGCTTTCAGTTGCCGCCGCTTACGCTTACTCTGGTGGGCCCTGGCCGGTTTCGCGCGGCCCTTTAGGAGAAGTTTTTGTTATCGCGTTTTTTGGCCTGGTGGCGGTAGGTGGGGTTGCTTATCTTTACGGAGCGCCTTTCGACTTAAAAACCATTCTGATGGGCTTGGCCATTGGAGTGCCCGCAGCAGCTGTTCTGCTCGTGAACAATTTGCGCGACCTTGAAAGTGACAAGCGTGCCGGCAGACTAACGCTAGCAATCCTGCTGGGAAGAGAAGGGGCTATATGGCTTTATGGTGCCTTTCTATTCTTAGTCACAGCTGGGCTCATCGCCATAGCGACTTCTGGGGGGCCTTGGGTTGGGGCAATGCTAGGACTAAGCGGAATCCCCTTAGGGGTACGCATATGGCGAACTCTTAGCAGTGCTGAAGACGCCCAAACCTTTAACACTTGCCTATCCCGTACGGCGATCTTTCAGTTGCTTGTGACAATAACCATGTGTCTAGGCCTAGGGTTGGCGGTGATGGTAGGCGGCTGA
- a CDS encoding oxidative damage protection protein — protein MTKTVNCAKLKQEAEALDKPPYPGELGQRIYEQISKPAWEMWFRQQTMLINEYRLNPAEAQTRRFLEREMESFLFGSGSAPPPDFRPYSE, from the coding sequence ATGACGAAGACAGTCAACTGCGCAAAGCTTAAACAAGAGGCCGAGGCCCTTGATAAGCCCCCCTATCCAGGGGAACTGGGCCAGCGAATATACGAACAAATAAGCAAACCAGCCTGGGAGATGTGGTTCCGTCAACAGACCATGCTTATAAATGAGTACCGTCTCAATCCTGCCGAGGCGCAAACGAGGCGCTTTCTCGAAAGGGAGATGGAGAGTTTTCTGTTCGGCAGCGGATCAGCCCCACCACCAGACTTTAGGCCCTATTCTGAATAA
- a CDS encoding alpha/beta fold hydrolase: MTEANPNQSRKQSRLPLLGKVTLALFGSLLIAALVLPFLISTDPAEGAPPEELATEQSRFMNLTTNDNTALLIHYLHAAGEGNSYPNRTDPEKADKPATDSAAGGSHRTTPMVLLHGFTLNAYSWQEIIPHLATSREVIAYDQIPYGLSAKPALEADEDVDYFSLAAAVDHLIALLDKQEIPNSILVGNSSGGAVALAAAHSHPERIEALVLINPMATVERMTLPDWLGHSPQVKRLNLLAARWFGSSTTLLEASYHDPALISERRRELALLHTQVEGWDLAWGEIFNRALVEPLDVEQAIAEVSVPTLVVIGAEDTIIDPQESQQLAETLQNADSLVIEDCGHLPHEECPERTYEKISGWINALERAE; this comes from the coding sequence ATGACAGAAGCTAATCCAAACCAATCAAGAAAGCAGTCCCGTCTACCCCTTTTGGGCAAGGTAACGCTGGCTTTGTTCGGGTCGCTACTCATAGCTGCCCTCGTCCTACCCTTCTTGATATCCACCGACCCTGCAGAGGGCGCGCCACCCGAAGAGCTCGCCACAGAACAAAGTCGGTTCATGAACCTGACCACCAACGACAACACAGCATTGCTGATCCACTATCTGCACGCGGCGGGAGAGGGCAACTCTTACCCAAACAGAACTGACCCAGAAAAGGCAGATAAGCCTGCTACGGATAGTGCAGCAGGTGGTTCGCACCGGACAACTCCCATGGTCCTTCTGCACGGATTTACCCTCAATGCCTACTCTTGGCAAGAGATAATCCCGCACTTGGCAACAAGCAGGGAAGTCATAGCCTACGATCAGATTCCTTATGGCCTGAGCGCTAAGCCGGCGCTCGAGGCCGATGAAGACGTAGACTATTTCAGTCTTGCAGCTGCTGTTGATCACCTCATAGCGTTACTAGATAAGCAGGAGATACCCAACAGTATCTTGGTTGGTAATTCCTCAGGAGGCGCTGTAGCTCTGGCTGCCGCGCACAGTCACCCCGAGAGGATCGAGGCCTTAGTCCTTATCAACCCGATGGCAACGGTCGAGCGGATGACATTGCCCGACTGGTTGGGCCATAGTCCGCAGGTAAAACGCCTTAACCTATTAGCAGCCCGCTGGTTCGGGTCTAGCACAACACTGCTTGAGGCCTCATACCACGACCCAGCACTTATTAGCGAGCGGCGACGCGAGCTGGCATTACTCCATACTCAGGTAGAGGGCTGGGATCTTGCCTGGGGGGAGATCTTCAACCGCGCCCTGGTGGAACCCCTTGATGTTGAACAGGCTATCGCCGAGGTCAGCGTGCCTACCTTGGTAGTAATCGGCGCGGAAGATACCATCATCGATCCGCAAGAGTCGCAACAGCTAGCAGAAACTTTACAGAACGCCGATTCACTCGTAATCGAGGACTGTGGCCACCTACCTCACGAGGAGTGCCCTGAAAGGACCTATGAGAAGATTAGCGGCTGGATAAACGCGCTGGAGCGAGCCGAATAG